In a genomic window of Nomascus leucogenys isolate Asia chromosome 4, Asia_NLE_v1, whole genome shotgun sequence:
- the TCTA gene encoding T-cell leukemia translocation-altered gene protein, whose product MAESWSGQALQALPATVLGALGALGGEFLREWEAQDMRVTLFKLLLLWLVLSLLGIQLAWGFYGNTVTGLYHRPGLGGQNGSTPDGSTHFPSWEMAANEPLKTHRE is encoded by the exons ATGGCGGAGTCCTGGTCTGGGCAGGCCTTGCAGGCTCTGCCGGCCACGGTACTGGGCGCGCTGGGCGCGCTGGGCGGCGAGTTCTTGCGGGAGTGGGAGGCGCAGGACATGCGCGTGACCCTCttcaagctgctgctgctgtggttGGTGTTAAGTCTCCTGGGCATCCAGCTGGCGTGGGGGTTCTACGGGAATACAGTGACCGGGTTGTATCACCGTCCAG GTCTGGGTGGTCAGAATGGATCCACGCCTGATGGCTCCACGCATTTCCCATCGTG GGAAATGGCAGCAAATGAACCTCTCAAAACCCACAGAGAATAA